The following proteins come from a genomic window of Sulfurospirillum tamanense:
- the modA gene encoding molybdate ABC transporter substrate-binding protein, with protein sequence MKKLMLGILLVCSAVFAEKITVFSASSTKLAMEEVVALFKKANPNAEVNMYYSASGKAFAQFSNGFKYDLFFAANMGYAEALAKQGDAISDPKPFVLGTVALYSHNPALVAKGLSVLGASEVKNISIANPRVAPYGVAAMQIIENAGLSKAVEGKIAQGENIGQSVQFVDTGAADVGLVAFSLIKNTAKPEEYMEVDQALYEPIKQGFVVTKYAKDNNTAFAFADFIFTKEAQDVFVKYGFGVPQ encoded by the coding sequence ATGAAGAAGTTAATGCTGGGTATTTTGCTCGTTTGCAGTGCGGTCTTTGCAGAGAAAATCACGGTGTTTTCCGCCTCAAGTACAAAGCTTGCCATGGAAGAAGTGGTTGCGTTGTTTAAAAAAGCCAATCCAAACGCCGAAGTGAACATGTACTACAGTGCCTCAGGAAAAGCTTTTGCTCAGTTTTCCAACGGGTTCAAGTACGACCTTTTCTTTGCCGCAAACATGGGCTACGCAGAAGCGTTGGCCAAACAAGGCGACGCTATTAGCGACCCAAAACCCTTTGTGCTTGGCACGGTGGCGTTATATTCACACAATCCTGCCTTGGTGGCCAAAGGCTTAAGTGTACTTGGTGCATCCGAGGTAAAAAACATTTCTATCGCCAATCCACGGGTTGCGCCTTATGGGGTTGCGGCGATGCAAATCATCGAAAATGCTGGCCTTAGTAAGGCGGTTGAGGGTAAAATCGCCCAAGGGGAAAACATCGGGCAGAGCGTGCAGTTTGTGGACACGGGTGCGGCAGATGTTGGCTTAGTGGCGTTTTCACTCATCAAAAATACCGCAAAACCTGAAGAGTACATGGAGGTGGACCAGGCGTTGTATGAGCCCATCAAACAAGGGTTTGTGGTTACTAAATACGCCAAAGACAACAACACTGCCTTCGCTTTTGCAGACTTTATCTTCACCAAAGAAGCCCAAGACGTGTTTGTAAAATACGGCTTTGGAGTGCCCCAATGA
- a CDS encoding TOBE domain-containing protein, with protein sequence MEKLQLGAAFWIDKHNHGFFGKGRIELLKSIDTHGSLAKAAKAMGMSYKAAWDSMREMEALSGETLTQKSTGGKGGGGSALTPKARHYIALFETLERAQKSFFDAIEPHLDDARGLMQLLSRPAIRTSARNQLEGLLEAITPLHVNTKLTLRLDADTTLDAHITQTSVAELGLSVGQRMYAIIKASWLTLHASPKTCHPSHNVLKGTVIALSECESMAELTLLCGTQSLVATGIKEGFPLCKKGDTLWASFDPSDVIIGC encoded by the coding sequence ATGGAAAAATTGCAACTGGGCGCAGCCTTTTGGATTGACAAGCATAATCACGGGTTTTTTGGCAAAGGACGCATCGAACTTCTCAAAAGCATCGACACCCACGGCTCGTTGGCCAAAGCCGCCAAAGCCATGGGTATGAGCTACAAAGCCGCGTGGGACAGCATGAGGGAGATGGAAGCACTCTCAGGCGAAACCCTCACCCAAAAAAGCACGGGCGGCAAAGGCGGGGGCGGGTCGGCTCTGACACCCAAAGCGCGCCATTACATCGCCCTTTTTGAAACCCTAGAGAGGGCACAAAAAAGCTTTTTTGATGCCATAGAACCCCACTTGGATGACGCAAGGGGGTTGATGCAGTTGCTTTCACGCCCTGCTATTCGCACCAGTGCGCGCAACCAACTAGAGGGCCTTTTAGAAGCCATCACCCCTTTACATGTAAACACCAAACTCACCCTAAGACTAGATGCAGACACGACCCTTGACGCACACATCACCCAAACGAGTGTGGCAGAACTTGGGCTAAGTGTGGGGCAAAGGATGTACGCCATCATCAAAGCGTCGTGGCTCACGCTTCACGCTTCCCCTAAAACCTGCCATCCTTCGCATAATGTGCTCAAAGGAACGGTGATTGCACTCTCTGAATGTGAAAGCATGGCAGAGCTTACCTTGCTGTGTGGCACGCAAAGCCTTGTGGCTACGGGAATAAAAGAGGGCTTTCCCTTGTGCAAAAAAGGCGACACGCTCTGGGCGAGCTTTGACCCCAGTGATGTCATTATTGGATGCTAA
- a CDS encoding cupin domain-containing protein translates to MAHYNLFAPKPPLNNEEHATTLLSHSNAKIFHIVSPPHFQSDLFCQNEDEWVSLLQGEATLAIEGELHALKAGDTLLIPANTPHQVIDTSEKPLAMWLAVHLYM, encoded by the coding sequence ATGGCCCACTACAACCTTTTTGCCCCAAAACCCCCTTTAAACAATGAAGAACACGCGACCACCCTCCTCTCTCACTCCAACGCCAAAATCTTCCACATCGTCTCGCCGCCCCACTTTCAAAGTGACCTCTTTTGTCAAAACGAAGACGAATGGGTGAGCTTACTCCAAGGGGAGGCGACCCTTGCGATTGAGGGAGAACTTCACGCCTTAAAAGCGGGCGACACCTTGCTTATCCCCGCCAACACGCCCCATCAGGTGATAGACACGTCTGAAAAACCTTTGGCCATGTGGTTAGCGGTGCATCTTTACATGTAA